AAAATAATAAGATCGTGTTCATTATCTAGAGCTTCATTTAATCCCTGTCTGCCATCGTGTACAGACTTAGTTACATATCCTTCATGTTTTAGCTCAAGCTCAATAAATCTTGCAATTTTTATATCGTCTTCAATAATCAATATTCTATTCATTACTACACCTCATTAATACGTACTATGGTTATTATAACTGAAAAATAAGAATGTTTTAAATAAAACCATAATAGCTTTTCGTAAAGCTGTTAAATCAAACTAAGGGTCGCATAACATAGCGACCCTCAGTTATATATAAAAGGTGAACTTTGCATTACCAAAAGTTAACTTTTTAACAGCAAACTTTATAGTAATTATTAAGATTTTTATTTTTGAACTGAAATTTGGCTTGTTATATTGTTATCTGTGCAAGTTTCATTACAGTTTTCATCCACCTTAACAGCTTTATTCTTAATGTCAATTTTATGTCCTGTAACAAGGCCTAGTGCAATAAGTGGTACAGCTACTGGAAAAGCAATAACACCAGCAATTCCAGCCACTGTTAATGGTAGGTCTACAACCTTACGTTCTTCATTACTAACTACAAATCTTTTTTGATGAGTTTCGCTAATAAAGTTCTGAATGTTATCTACGGTACTTGGTTCGTTATTACCAGTTTGATGTTGATAACATGGTTTAGTTTTTTCGGTTTTTTCTAAATAAACCAGAGCCTCTATCACACTACCATTATGTTGTTGTAGAAGCTCATAAGCCTCTTTATAGCCAATATTGGCTCTTTCCATTAGTAAATCTACTTTTTCAATATTTATAGACATAATAACCCTCCTTTTACTATTATTAATTATTGTTGGTTATTGTTATTGTTATTGTATTGGTGCTGTTGATTGCTTGTTTGGTTGTTAGAATCTTTGGTTATATCCATAACCTCGTCTATTGTAAAGTTAATGCCATTATTTCGCTTAATAGAAATACTATGACCAGTAATAGCTACTCCAATTAACACAAACACTGAAAACGGAAGTGTAAATAAGATTAATGGTATAGCAATGGTAAGTGGTAAATTAATAATACTACTGCCTCTTTTGCTAATAGCTAAATAAGTTGTGTGTAGTTTTTTTAGCCACTTCATAGCTGTGTCTTTATGTCTGCTATAATCCTGTCTTTGCTGATAATGTCTTTGTTTATGTTGTTTTTGCTGGTATTGATAGTTACTATTAGTATTGTTATTAATGTTACTAACTTTTAGCGTTTTATTATTATTTTCTAAGCTAATTAAAGCCTCTACAACATTGCCATCAAATTTCTCTAAAATCTCTTGGGCTTCACTGTATGATATATTTGTTCTTTCTCTTAATAAATCTATTTTATCAATTGTTACAGACATAATTATGTCCTCCTTGTATTTTAATATTTATTATTGCTTTTGCCTTTTGTTATCAACCAGTAACCAATAAAAAGAAGTAAAACTGGCCATAAATATTGTTTAAATGGTATATAAGGTAAATATCTTTTAAATATCATTGAAGATGCAAAAATCACTAATCCCCAACCTAAAAGATATTTTTTATCTCCCGAGTGAGCGCTTTTTAACATTGGATCGCCATTATGATGATAAGCTGATTCTTCGGGTAGAATTATCCAAGCTATTAAATAAAATATAAAGCCACCACCCCAAAATACTAATAATAGTGTTACTAACCTAACTAGAGTAACATCAATGCCAAAATACTCAGCAACACCCGCACATACGCCACCTAGTCTTTTATTAGACCGTGAGCGATATAGTTGAGTTGCCATAAAAACCACTTCCTATCTTTTATCTTGTTCTATATATTTTTCATTACTTAATTTGATACTTATATTTTACGTAGTTTAAGTAAAAACTCCGTATGAAAAAAGTTAGAATTTGGTTAAAACACGATTAGCAATTTTAAAAATAGATTTAATAATTACACTTTACTTGTTTAAGTATGGTAAAGATAATAGCGTAGTTGATTTTTTATTAATAATAAAGATATTATAGGAGTAATAAAGCTTGTTATATTTCCTGGGAAATATGTATAAAATTTTTGAATTTTTTTTAAACTTATCTTAAAGAAGTTAAATTAAGTAGCAGGATTTCAGTTTTGTTTATCGAATTAAATAGCTTGAGTAAATTAACATAGAAAAGGGGATATCTTATTGAGTAAAGATAAGAACGGCTTTGCCTTAATTATTGCTCCGTTCTCTGGAGACAAGCCTATATCAATTAATATTACATATGCTTCAATTAAAATAGCCCTAGTTGCGTTAGTTTGCTTTGTTATAACTCTATTTGTAGGCGTAAATAGTTACTTACAATATAAATCTTATGCAGATGATTATGAAAGAGTTTTGGCAGACAATAAGGTTCTGCAAGACCAAGTTTTAGAGTTTGCTGCGGTTACAGAGAGCTTAAAAGAGCAAGTTAACAATATGAAGAGTTTTGATAGTTCCATTAGAGACATGCTGGAAATGGATGCCAAAAATCCACAACCCCAATCTGCTGTTCCATATAAATCAAATACAAAAATTCTTACTACATCAAAAAATGAGATAACCACAGCTGCATCTGTATTTAATATTAATGCTAGCAGATATACATTAGGTAACAGAAGTGTTCTTTCTAGAACTTTATCTGAATTAGGCAAAAATCTTAATGTATTAACAAACCAGGTGCCAGTGCAAAGTGATAGCCTCGAAAATTTGGAGGAAGAGGTTGTTATTTATACAAAAACGCTAGCTGCTACTCCAGATATTTGGCCAGCTAGAGCAATAATAACATCACCTTTTGGCTACAGAAGGTCACCTTTTGGCATTGGTAGAGATTATCATTATGGAATAGATATAGGAGTAGGATACAATACCGCTATTAAATCAACTGCCCCAGGTACTATAATTACTGCTAAATATTCATATGGCTATGGGTATCATATAATAGTTAATCATGGAATGGGTTTTAAAACATTATATGCTCACCTAAGTAAGTTTAAAGTACAGGTTGGAGATAAAGTCGAAAAGGGCGATATAATTGCCTATTCTGGCAATAGTGGTAGAAGTACCGGTGCTCATTTGCATTATGAAGTTCGTTATAATAATCAGAGAAAAAATCCTATTAATTATTTACCTAAATAAGGAGAGTGTAAGATGTTTGGCAAAACTAATAATAGTAACGTAAGTTCGGATTATAAAGGCAAAACTGGTAAGATGGAAACAATTATAGGACCCCAAACAGAGTTTAACGGGGTACTAAAGTGTACTGGTGTTGTAAGGGTAGATGGCAGAGTTACTGGTAAAATTGTTGCCGAAAATTCTACTATTATAGTTGGAGCAGAGGGCTTTGTTGATGCAGGGGTTACCGCTAAGCATATGATTATTAGTGGTGAAGTACATGGTAATTTAGAGGTTCAAGGTACACTTGAATTGTTATCAACAGGTAAATTATATGGATACGTTACTGCACTAGGTTTACAAATTTCTGATGGGGCATTATTTAGAGGTAACTGTGATATGCTTAAAACAGAACCTAAAAAGGTTTTTAAGCCCGATAATGAAGTTGAAAAGTAAATGTTATATTTCAATATGTTGGTTTGATATGCAAAAAAGACTGCTGGTACTGTAGTCTTTTTTTTGATAGAATAGAAAGAGCAACGTTTTACAAAGAAATTTTAGATAGATATAGCGTAATTAGATAGGTAGATACTACAAGATTAGAAGGCAGGTAGTAAAAATGGCTAATAGCAATGTTTTTTTTGCTGGCTTAGTTTCCTTTATAATGGTACTTGTTTTAACTCCGTTTGTTAAAAAATTTGCCTTTAGGGTAGGGGCTGTTGATCATCCTAACAGTAGAAGAATAAATAAAGTACCAATTCCTTCATTAGGTGGATTAGGTATTATCATATCTTTTTTTATTGGGGTATTATTATTTGGAGAACTTAATAAAGAAATAATTTGGATTTTAACTGGGACAAGCATTATTGCACTTATGGGTTTATTAGATGATATTAAAGACTTATCTCCCTGGCTAAAGTTAATAATTCAGTTTGGAACTGCTGCATTAGTTGTAATAATGGGTGGAGTAAGAATTAACTTTATAAGATTACCATTTAGTTCAATCTATATTGGATTTGGTGTATTTGCAATACCTATTACAATGTTTTGGATTACTGGTGTTACAAATGCTTTAAATTTTATTGATGGTTTAGATGGACTAGCTGCAGGTACTGCAGGAATAGCCTCCACTACTTTATTAATAGTAGCAATGCAACAAAATACTTTAGCAATAGCAGTTTTATTAGCCGCTTTAGTTGGTAGCTGCTTAGGATTTTTAAAGTATAATTTTAACCCTGCTCAAATTTTTATGGGTGACACTGGGGCATTGCCACTAGGGTTTATATTGGCAACAGTTAGTGTTCATGGCTTAATGAAGAGTGCAACAACTATAGCAATTGCTGTTCCTGTTTTGGCATTGGGATTACCTTTATTTGATACTAGCATAGCCGTTGTAAGACGATTATTAAATGGTAAATCACCATTTCATGCTGATAGAGGACATTTACATCACAAGCTTTTGGATAGGGGATTAAGTCAAAAACAAGCTGTAGGCATTTTATATTCAATGAGTTTATTCTGTGGTTGTTTGGCTCTAGTATTGTATTCTGGCTTTAATACTTTGAGTCTTGTTGCCTTTGTATCTATATTAGGATTAATTTTGATTAGAGGTAATAAGTATCTTAATTTCAGTAAAAACGAAGTTGAAAGAGACAATAACCAAGAAATTAATAGTTAAGACTAAAATTGCATAATAAAAGTAAGGGGCTTTACATTATTGCAAATAATGTTTGCCCCTTTATTTGTATATTCATTAACTTATTTTAATTAAATATTTTAAGAGTAATATAACATACGGTATTTTTACTTATGGTAAGACAAAAAAATAAGCACCAGCACTTAGCAAGCTTAAAATAATTAAGAATCATTATAGTTTGGTTTATAAACAACTAATATAATGATTTTTATAAAATTATGGAATCTCCTAGAGTTATATAGCGTAAACCTTATAAGGGAGGGTTGTATTATGAATAAAAAGTGTTATAAATGGATTGCAATATGTCTTTTTGTGGTAGCTGGATTATGGCTAGGATTAAAAATGGCAAGTTATGAGCATATCTGTTTATATTATCCTGATTCTAATGGTGAATGGCTAGAGTGTGAGCAACGCAGAGTACTAAAAGTAGATAAAACACTAAAAGCAGATATGATAATGGAAGAACTCATTAAAGGACCCAACAAAGAAGGATTTTTTAACCCCATACCTGAGGGAACAGTTTTACTTCCTTTATATACTGAAAAACCAAAAATAAAAATAGAGAATGGTTTAGCAACGGTAAATTTATCATATGATTTCATTAAAAATCACCCGGGTGGAAGTACAGGTGAGATAATGACCTTAGGTGCAATTGTAAATTCTTTAACTGAATTAAAAGAAATAAGTGAAGTGCAATTATTAATTAATGGTGAAAAATATGACTCCCTAGCTGGCCATTTTAGTATACGAGAGCCCATGTCTCGTATGGAGGAACTAATAAAACCCAAAAAATAATAAATGCCTAATTTATTAAGGCTCAAGTAATCTCTTAAATTATTACTTAATGTGTAAATTTAAAAGTTACTTAGAGTCTTTTTTGTCTTATTTACACTACATGTGTAACAACTTATAAAAAGTAAATAAGTTAATTTAAGTTATTATTATAATTATAATAAAAATAATTATAATATATGTAATAATTAAACACTGTTTTGCTTTATTTATTTTTAAATTTATATTAAAATTAAAGAGTGTTTATTAAGATAAAGTCGCTAAAACGGAGGTGTAATTATTGCGTAAACTTAAAGTAGATAGCAGTAAATGTATTGGATGCGGACAATGTGAAATAGTTTGTTCAAAAGCCTTTTTTAAAGTAGAGGATGCCAAGAAGTCAGCTATTAGAGTTACTGAAGAGAATGGTGAAAATAAAATTACTGTATGTGTTCAGTGTGGAAAATGTATAGATATTTGCCCTGTTAATGCAATAAGCCAAGATAAAAATGGTGTAATACGTATTGATAAGAATAAATGCGTTGGATGTTTATCTTGTGTTGGTTTTTGTGATTACTTAGCTATGTATTATCATCATGATGAAGTTGTTCCTTTTAAATGCGTGGCTTGTGGCTTGTGTGCAAACTCATGTCCTACAGGGGCCCTAACACTAGAGAAATAGGAGGTGGAGTATTGGTGAATATAACAAAAATGGCGCAGGCTCATAATAACTTATGTAAATTTAGTTATGACTTAGGTAAAGTATGGCGTGGTTATACTGATCGCGTGTTACATGTTGACTTAACTAACAACAAGGTAAATGAAAAACAAGTTGAGCCCGAGATAAAAGAAAAATTTGTTGGTGGACGTGGATATGGTATGTGGTATTTATACCAGTCTACAAATGAAAACAGCAAGTGGAATAGCCC
This Clostridium sp. 'deep sea' DNA region includes the following protein-coding sequences:
- a CDS encoding DUF4342 domain-containing protein, which codes for MSINIEKVDLLMERANIGYKEAYELLQQHNGSVIEALVYLEKTEKTKPCYQHQTGNNEPSTVDNIQNFISETHQKRFVVSNEERKVVDLPLTVAGIAGVIAFPVAVPLIALGLVTGHKIDIKNKAVKVDENCNETCTDNNITSQISVQK
- a CDS encoding PspC domain-containing protein translates to MATQLYRSRSNKRLGGVCAGVAEYFGIDVTLVRLVTLLLVFWGGGFIFYLIAWIILPEESAYHHNGDPMLKSAHSGDKKYLLGWGLVIFASSMIFKRYLPYIPFKQYLWPVLLLFIGYWLITKGKSNNKY
- a CDS encoding M23 family metallopeptidase; the protein is MSKDKNGFALIIAPFSGDKPISINITYASIKIALVALVCFVITLFVGVNSYLQYKSYADDYERVLADNKVLQDQVLEFAAVTESLKEQVNNMKSFDSSIRDMLEMDAKNPQPQSAVPYKSNTKILTTSKNEITTAASVFNINASRYTLGNRSVLSRTLSELGKNLNVLTNQVPVQSDSLENLEEEVVIYTKTLAATPDIWPARAIITSPFGYRRSPFGIGRDYHYGIDIGVGYNTAIKSTAPGTIITAKYSYGYGYHIIVNHGMGFKTLYAHLSKFKVQVGDKVEKGDIIAYSGNSGRSTGAHLHYEVRYNNQRKNPINYLPK
- a CDS encoding polymer-forming cytoskeletal protein yields the protein MFGKTNNSNVSSDYKGKTGKMETIIGPQTEFNGVLKCTGVVRVDGRVTGKIVAENSTIIVGAEGFVDAGVTAKHMIISGEVHGNLEVQGTLELLSTGKLYGYVTALGLQISDGALFRGNCDMLKTEPKKVFKPDNEVEK
- a CDS encoding MraY family glycosyltransferase, producing MANSNVFFAGLVSFIMVLVLTPFVKKFAFRVGAVDHPNSRRINKVPIPSLGGLGIIISFFIGVLLFGELNKEIIWILTGTSIIALMGLLDDIKDLSPWLKLIIQFGTAALVVIMGGVRINFIRLPFSSIYIGFGVFAIPITMFWITGVTNALNFIDGLDGLAAGTAGIASTTLLIVAMQQNTLAIAVLLAALVGSCLGFLKYNFNPAQIFMGDTGALPLGFILATVSVHGLMKSATTIAIAVPVLALGLPLFDTSIAVVRRLLNGKSPFHADRGHLHHKLLDRGLSQKQAVGILYSMSLFCGCLALVLYSGFNTLSLVAFVSILGLILIRGNKYLNFSKNEVERDNNQEINS
- a CDS encoding GerMN domain-containing protein, with amino-acid sequence MNKKCYKWIAICLFVVAGLWLGLKMASYEHICLYYPDSNGEWLECEQRRVLKVDKTLKADMIMEELIKGPNKEGFFNPIPEGTVLLPLYTEKPKIKIENGLATVNLSYDFIKNHPGGSTGEIMTLGAIVNSLTELKEISEVQLLINGEKYDSLAGHFSIREPMSRMEELIKPKK
- a CDS encoding 4Fe-4S binding protein, with the protein product MRKLKVDSSKCIGCGQCEIVCSKAFFKVEDAKKSAIRVTEENGENKITVCVQCGKCIDICPVNAISQDKNGVIRIDKNKCVGCLSCVGFCDYLAMYYHHDEVVPFKCVACGLCANSCPTGALTLEK